From Candidatus Sphingomonas colombiensis, one genomic window encodes:
- a CDS encoding N-acetyltransferase, which yields MTITVRPARAEDVAAIDALLRGSFPAPDEATLVRDLCVEGDMVLTLVAHDEDQDALAGMIAFSRMDVAVGGKAVPSVALAPLAVGQAWRRQGVAEALVRAGHDRLEAEGVVLSFVLGEPEYYGRFGYDAAVARNFASPYAGDYFMALPLQGGLLPCGVREEARHAPAFARSGSE from the coding sequence ATGACCATCACCGTCCGCCCTGCCCGCGCCGAAGATGTCGCCGCGATCGACGCACTGTTGCGCGGAAGCTTTCCCGCGCCCGACGAGGCCACGTTGGTGCGCGATCTGTGCGTCGAGGGCGATATGGTGCTCACGCTCGTCGCGCATGACGAGGATCAGGACGCGCTGGCGGGAATGATCGCGTTCAGCCGGATGGATGTGGCCGTGGGCGGCAAGGCGGTTCCTTCGGTGGCGCTGGCGCCGCTCGCGGTCGGGCAGGCATGGCGGCGACAGGGCGTCGCGGAGGCGCTCGTTCGCGCCGGCCACGATCGGCTGGAGGCGGAGGGCGTGGTGCTGAGCTTCGTGCTGGGCGAGCCGGAATATTATGGTCGCTTCGGTTACGACGCGGCGGTGGCGCGGAATTTTGCGTCACCTTATGCCGGCGACTATTTCATGGCGCTGCCGTTGCAAGGCGGCCTGCTGCCATGCGGGGTGCGCGAGGAGGCGCGCCACGCGCCGGCTTTCGCGCGATCGGGATCGGAATGA
- a CDS encoding cytochrome c family protein, which yields MDDRNNTIAGWVLAACGAALGLSIAGGMIFHSGHVEKFGYPVEAAEEGGAGGAEAAVPIASLLPKADAAKGAEVFKKCAACHTINQGGANGIGPNLYATLGDEIAHGKAGFAFSDALKGVSGKWDFDKMNAWLTSPRKFANGTKMTFAGLSNAQDRADIILYLNQQGSNLPLPAAPAAAAEAAPAGAAPANAAAPAEAAAGAPANAAAPAAESAAKK from the coding sequence ATGGACGATCGGAACAACACCATTGCGGGGTGGGTGCTAGCGGCATGTGGCGCAGCCTTGGGGTTGTCGATCGCCGGCGGAATGATTTTTCACTCCGGTCACGTCGAGAAATTTGGCTATCCGGTCGAGGCAGCTGAAGAAGGTGGCGCGGGCGGTGCGGAGGCCGCGGTGCCGATCGCGTCGCTGCTGCCGAAGGCCGATGCGGCCAAGGGCGCGGAAGTATTCAAGAAGTGCGCCGCGTGCCACACGATCAATCAGGGCGGCGCCAATGGCATCGGCCCGAATCTCTACGCAACGCTGGGTGACGAGATCGCGCATGGCAAGGCGGGCTTCGCTTTCTCCGACGCGCTGAAGGGCGTCAGCGGCAAGTGGGATTTCGACAAGATGAATGCGTGGCTGACCAGCCCGCGCAAGTTCGCCAATGGCACGAAGATGACCTTCGCCGGCCTGTCGAACGCGCAGGATCGCGCCGACATCATCCTGTATCTCAATCAGCAGGGATCGAACCTCCCGTTGCCGGCCGCTCCGGCCGCAGCAGCAGAGGCCGCGCCCGCTGGTGCCGCGCCGGCGAATGCTGCCGCGCCGGCGGAAGCCGCGGCAGGCGCACCCGCCAATGCTGCCGCGCCGGCCGCCGAATCGGCCGCGAAGAAGTAA
- a CDS encoding adenylosuccinate synthase yields MANVAVIGAQWGDEGKGKIVDWLAERADMVVRFQGGHNAGHTLVVGDMTYKLSLLPSGIVRGTPSVIGNGVVLDPWALRDEIARLGEQGVQATPETLRIADNCALILPFHRDLDALREDASGAGKIGTTRRGIGPAYEDKVGRRAIRVCDLAHLDDLGPQLDRLTAHHDALRAGFGEPPIDRERLLGELREIAGFVLPFAKPVWRDLNEARAAGQRILFEGAQGVLLDVDHGTYPFVTSSNTIAGQAAGGSGIGPSGVGFVLGIAKAYTTRVGSGPFPTELDDETGERLGTRGREFGTVTGRKRRCGWFDAVLVRQSAAVSGITGIALTKLDVLDGFDEVRICTGYRLRGETLDYFPSHAADQAEVEPVYETMEGWSESTAGARSWADLPAQAIKYIRRVEELIRCPVALVSTSPEREDTILVRDPFAD; encoded by the coding sequence ATGGCGAACGTAGCGGTTATCGGTGCCCAGTGGGGCGACGAGGGCAAAGGCAAGATCGTCGATTGGCTCGCCGAGCGCGCCGACATGGTGGTGCGCTTTCAGGGCGGCCATAACGCGGGCCACACGCTCGTCGTCGGCGACATGACCTATAAGCTGTCGCTGCTCCCCTCCGGCATCGTGCGCGGTACGCCGTCCGTCATCGGCAATGGTGTGGTGCTCGATCCCTGGGCGCTGCGCGACGAGATCGCGCGGCTTGGCGAACAGGGTGTGCAGGCCACGCCGGAAACGTTGCGCATCGCCGACAATTGCGCGCTGATCCTGCCGTTCCACCGCGATCTCGATGCGCTGCGCGAGGATGCCAGCGGCGCGGGCAAGATCGGCACCACGCGGCGCGGCATCGGCCCGGCTTACGAGGACAAGGTTGGCCGCCGCGCGATTCGCGTGTGCGATCTTGCGCATCTCGACGATCTCGGGCCGCAGCTCGATCGCCTCACCGCGCATCATGACGCGCTGCGTGCCGGCTTCGGCGAGCCGCCGATCGACCGCGAGCGGCTGCTGGGTGAATTGCGCGAGATCGCCGGTTTCGTGCTGCCCTTTGCCAAGCCGGTGTGGCGCGATCTGAATGAGGCGCGCGCGGCCGGGCAGCGCATCCTGTTCGAAGGCGCACAGGGCGTGCTGCTCGATGTGGATCACGGCACCTATCCTTTCGTCACCTCGTCAAACACGATCGCCGGACAGGCGGCCGGTGGCTCGGGCATCGGGCCGAGTGGCGTCGGCTTCGTGCTGGGGATCGCCAAGGCGTACACCACGCGCGTCGGTTCCGGCCCGTTCCCGACCGAACTGGATGATGAGACGGGCGAGCGGCTCGGTACGCGTGGGCGCGAGTTCGGCACGGTCACCGGGCGCAAGCGGCGCTGTGGCTGGTTCGATGCGGTGCTGGTGCGGCAGTCGGCGGCGGTGAGCGGCATCACCGGGATCGCGCTGACCAAGCTCGACGTGCTCGACGGGTTCGATGAAGTGCGGATCTGCACCGGCTATCGCCTGCGCGGCGAGACGCTGGACTATTTCCCGTCGCACGCCGCCGATCAGGCGGAGGTCGAGCCGGTCTATGAAACGATGGAGGGGTGGTCGGAATCGACCGCCGGGGCGCGGAGTTGGGCCGATCTGCCCGCGCAGGCGATCAAATATATCCGCCGCGTCGAGGAACTGATCCGCTGCCCCGTCGCGCTGGTATCGACCAGCCCGGAACGCGAGGACACGATCCTGGTGCGCGATCCGTTCGCGGATTAA
- a CDS encoding ATP phosphoribosyltransferase regulatory subunit — MTALLPEGFRDTLPPFADAAAAVEARALAAAASHGYERADPPLAEFADGLGSRLKDGGLRNAVRFVDPVSQRTLAIRPDLTAQIARIAATRMAHHPRPVRLSYAGPVLKLRGDALNPAREVRQIGCELIGLDSVAAAREVVTVAVDALEAAGATGISIDFTLPDLVDTMAAALPVEDVDALRERLDAKDAGGVAALAPDYLPLIAAAGPFPDALERLRAFDKGGILASRIDGLGEIVASLGTRVQLTLDPTERHGFEYQSWLGFSLFVHGAAREVGRGGTYRVMREDGTEEAATGFSLFADALVGSTMPERRRLFLPYATPASTGVAMRAAGWVTVAALEEGDTPEAQLCTHILNGGEAKPLAG, encoded by the coding sequence ATGACCGCATTGCTCCCCGAAGGTTTCCGCGACACGTTGCCGCCATTCGCCGATGCGGCGGCGGCGGTGGAGGCGCGCGCGCTCGCGGCGGCGGCGAGCCATGGATATGAGCGCGCCGATCCGCCGCTCGCGGAGTTCGCCGACGGGCTTGGCTCACGGCTCAAGGATGGCGGCCTGCGTAACGCGGTGCGCTTCGTCGATCCGGTATCGCAACGCACGCTGGCGATCCGGCCGGATCTTACCGCACAGATCGCGCGGATCGCGGCGACGCGCATGGCGCATCACCCGCGCCCGGTGCGGCTGAGCTATGCCGGCCCGGTGCTTAAGCTGCGCGGCGATGCGCTGAACCCGGCGCGCGAGGTGCGGCAGATCGGTTGCGAGCTGATCGGGCTCGATTCGGTCGCGGCGGCGCGCGAGGTGGTGACGGTCGCGGTCGATGCGCTGGAGGCGGCCGGGGCGACCGGCATCTCGATCGATTTCACGCTCCCCGATCTGGTCGACACGATGGCGGCCGCGCTGCCGGTCGAGGATGTCGATGCGTTGCGTGAGCGGCTCGACGCCAAGGACGCGGGCGGGGTCGCGGCGCTGGCCCCGGACTATCTCCCGCTGATCGCGGCGGCCGGGCCGTTCCCTGACGCGCTGGAGCGGCTGCGCGCGTTCGATAAGGGCGGCATCCTCGCCTCGCGGATCGACGGGCTTGGCGAGATCGTCGCCTCGCTGGGAACGCGCGTGCAGCTGACGCTCGATCCGACCGAGCGGCACGGTTTCGAATATCAGAGCTGGCTTGGCTTCTCGCTGTTCGTGCATGGTGCGGCGCGTGAAGTGGGTCGCGGCGGCACCTATCGCGTCATGCGCGAGGACGGCACGGAGGAGGCCGCTACCGGCTTCTCCCTCTTTGCCGATGCGCTGGTGGGAAGCACGATGCCCGAGCGCCGCCGACTGTTCCTGCCTTACGCCACCCCCGCGTCAACGGGCGTAGCAATGCGCGCCGCCGGCTGGGTGACGGTCGCCGCGCTGGAGGAAGGCGACACGCCCGAGGCGCAGCTCTGCACGCACATCCTCAATGGTGGCGAGGCAAAGCCGCTCGCCGGTTGA
- a CDS encoding sterol desaturase family protein, whose protein sequence is MHENISNILWLAIKSAGRQLGGTFLSPGSSLSIAALMLSLLVFILVAVPRGHRRGVPLKVMVRLVVPRRQFGTASGRADAGYFFGGVLLAGLAVGWALVSADQVRATLLALAGGPGTARLPWWAAAVIATVIMFVAFEFAYWLDHWLKHRVAFFWHFHKVHHQAESLSLLTNGRVHPVDTIVFLNIVAVTLGTTQAGLMLILGPPATPIALYGSNALLMIASVTISHLQHSHLWIGFGPRWGRWLLGPAHHQIHHSCAPEHYNRNLGNVLAVFDRLAGTFSAPGATRPPIRFGVDDDEPAPHGLRALLIQPFIAAGAGLAAPLLRRSERRRRSAGAANG, encoded by the coding sequence ATGCATGAAAACATCAGCAATATACTGTGGTTAGCGATCAAATCGGCGGGGCGGCAGCTCGGCGGGACATTTCTTTCCCCCGGTTCCAGCCTGTCGATTGCCGCACTCATGCTGTCGCTGCTCGTATTCATTCTCGTGGCCGTGCCGCGCGGCCATCGCCGCGGAGTGCCGCTGAAGGTGATGGTGCGACTCGTCGTGCCGCGTCGCCAGTTCGGCACCGCGTCGGGCCGCGCCGATGCGGGCTATTTCTTTGGCGGCGTGCTGCTCGCCGGGCTGGCGGTCGGCTGGGCGCTCGTTTCGGCCGATCAGGTGCGCGCGACGCTGCTGGCGCTAGCGGGCGGCCCGGGCACCGCGCGGCTGCCATGGTGGGCGGCGGCGGTGATCGCGACCGTCATCATGTTCGTCGCCTTTGAATTCGCCTATTGGCTCGATCACTGGCTGAAGCATCGGGTCGCCTTCTTCTGGCATTTTCACAAGGTTCATCATCAGGCAGAAAGCCTGTCGCTGCTTACCAACGGGCGGGTTCACCCGGTCGATACGATAGTGTTCCTCAACATCGTCGCGGTGACGCTGGGCACAACGCAGGCCGGGCTGATGCTGATACTGGGGCCGCCCGCCACCCCGATCGCGCTATACGGCAGCAACGCGCTGCTGATGATCGCGTCGGTCACCATTTCCCACCTTCAGCACAGCCATTTGTGGATCGGCTTCGGCCCGCGCTGGGGGCGCTGGCTGCTCGGCCCGGCGCATCATCAGATCCATCACTCGTGCGCGCCGGAACATTATAATCGCAACCTCGGCAATGTGTTGGCGGTGTTCGACCGGCTGGCGGGCACGTTCAGCGCGCCCGGCGCGACGCGTCCACCGATCCGCTTCGGCGTGGACGATGACGAGCCCGCGCCGCACGGCCTGCGCGCGCTGCTGATCCAGCCGTTCATCGCCGCCGGCGCCGGATTGGCGGCGCCGCTCCTGCGCCGAAGCGAGCGCCGCCGGCGATCGGCCGGGGCAGCTAACGGCTGA
- the fabI gene encoding enoyl-ACP reductase FabI, which produces MTGLMAGKRGLIMGLANDKSLAWGIAKKLSEAGAELAFSYQGEAMAKRVRPLAEELGIARLFDCDVGDMDALDATFAALAQDWPTIDFVVHAIGFSDKSQLRGRYYDTTLDNFLMTMNISAYSLVAVAKRARAMMPEGGSILTLTYYGAEKVIPHYNVMGVAKAALETSVKYLAVDLGPENIRVNAISAGPIQTLAARGIGDFNYILKWNELNSPMRRTVTIEDVGGAGLYMLSDLASGVTGEIHHVDAGYNVIGMKAEDAPDIALA; this is translated from the coding sequence GTGACCGGATTGATGGCAGGTAAACGCGGGCTGATCATGGGGCTTGCGAATGACAAGTCCCTCGCATGGGGTATTGCGAAGAAGCTGAGCGAAGCGGGCGCCGAACTGGCGTTCAGCTATCAGGGCGAGGCGATGGCGAAACGCGTGCGCCCGCTGGCCGAAGAGCTGGGCATCGCGCGCCTGTTCGATTGCGACGTGGGCGACATGGATGCGCTGGACGCCACCTTCGCCGCGCTGGCGCAGGATTGGCCGACGATCGATTTCGTCGTCCACGCGATCGGCTTTTCGGACAAGTCGCAGCTGCGCGGACGTTATTACGACACCACGCTCGACAATTTCCTGATGACGATGAACATCTCGGCCTATTCGCTCGTCGCGGTTGCAAAACGCGCGCGGGCGATGATGCCGGAGGGCGGATCGATCCTGACGCTGACCTATTATGGCGCGGAAAAGGTCATCCCGCATTACAACGTGATGGGCGTGGCCAAGGCCGCGCTGGAAACCAGCGTGAAATATCTCGCGGTAGATCTCGGGCCGGAGAATATCCGCGTCAACGCCATTTCCGCCGGCCCGATCCAGACGCTCGCCGCGCGCGGGATCGGTGATTTCAACTATATCCTGAAATGGAACGAGCTGAATTCCCCGATGCGCCGCACCGTGACGATCGAGGATGTCGGCGGCGCGGGCCTCTACATGCTCTCCGATCTCGCGAGCGGCGTGACCGGCGAGATTCACCATGTCGATGCCGGCTATAACGTGATCGGCATGAAGGCCGAGGACGCGCCGGACATCGCTCTGGCCTGA
- the aroC gene encoding chorismate synthase, translated as MSFNTFGRVFRFTTWGESHGPALGAVVDGCPPGIALTEADIQPWLDKRRPGQSRFTTQRREPDAVRILSGVFEGKTTGTPISLMIENVDQRSKDYSEVAQAYRPGHADYAYDAKYGFRDYRGGGRSSARETAARVAAGAVARLVVPQVRVRAWVEAIGGDAIDGHAFDDAEIDRNAFFCPDAAAALRWEAKVDAARKSGSSLGAIVACEATGVPAGWGAPLYAKLDSELASACMSINAVKAIEIGDGFAAAALSGEENADAMRPGPDGRPLFLANHAGGIAGGIATGQPVRLRVAFKPTSSILTPVETITRAGEASEIATKGRHDPCVGIRGVPVVEAMVALVLADQALLHRAQCG; from the coding sequence ATGAGCTTCAACACCTTCGGCCGCGTATTTCGGTTCACCACATGGGGTGAAAGCCACGGGCCCGCATTGGGCGCGGTGGTCGACGGGTGCCCACCGGGAATCGCGCTCACCGAGGCGGACATCCAGCCATGGCTCGACAAGCGCCGCCCCGGCCAGTCGCGCTTCACCACGCAGCGGCGCGAGCCGGATGCGGTGCGCATCCTCTCCGGCGTGTTCGAGGGGAAGACCACCGGCACGCCGATCAGCCTGATGATCGAAAATGTCGACCAGCGATCGAAGGACTATTCGGAGGTAGCGCAGGCCTATCGCCCCGGCCACGCCGATTACGCTTATGATGCGAAATACGGTTTCCGCGATTATCGCGGCGGCGGGCGTTCCTCCGCGCGCGAAACGGCCGCGCGGGTCGCCGCGGGCGCGGTGGCGCGGCTCGTCGTGCCACAGGTCCGCGTCCGCGCATGGGTGGAAGCGATCGGCGGCGACGCGATCGACGGGCACGCGTTCGACGATGCAGAGATTGATCGCAATGCCTTCTTCTGCCCCGATGCCGCCGCCGCGCTGCGCTGGGAGGCAAAGGTTGATGCGGCACGCAAGAGCGGCAGTTCGCTCGGCGCGATCGTGGCGTGCGAAGCGACCGGCGTGCCCGCCGGCTGGGGCGCCCCGCTTTATGCCAAGCTCGATAGCGAACTGGCTTCCGCCTGCATGTCGATCAACGCGGTGAAGGCGATCGAGATCGGCGACGGCTTCGCGGCGGCCGCGCTATCGGGTGAGGAAAATGCCGATGCGATGCGTCCCGGCCCCGATGGCCGGCCGCTGTTCCTCGCCAACCACGCCGGCGGGATCGCGGGCGGGATCGCCACCGGCCAGCCGGTCCGGCTGCGCGTCGCGTTCAAGCCGACCAGCTCGATTCTGACCCCGGTGGAGACGATCACCCGCGCGGGCGAGGCGAGCGAGATTGCCACCAAGGGGCGCCACGACCCTTGCGTCGGCATTCGCGGCGTGCCGGTGGTAGAGGCAATGGTCGCGCTGGTGCTCGCCGATCAGGCGTTATTGCATCGCGCGCAATGTGGATGA
- a CDS encoding phosphoserine transaminase, with the protein MTDTTLVTGATIAPAKPATKPARPHFSSGPCAKPPGWDASKLATDVLGRSHRSKLGKQRLQYCIDLMRELLRLPDTHRIGIVPGSDTGAFEMAMWTMLGARPVTTLAWESFGEGWVTDAAKQLKLDPTVIRADYGQLPDLNQVDFTNDVLFTWNGTTSGVRVPNGDWIAADREGLTFADATSAVFAYDLPWDKIDVATFSWQKVLGGEGGHGVLILGPRAVERLETYTPAWPLPKVFRLVSKGKLAEGVFKGETINTPSMLAVEDAIFALEWAKSVGGADGLIARSDANAAALDKIVAEREWLGHLAPDAASRSKTSVCLTVEGADEALIKSMAGLLEKEGAAFDVAGYRDAPAGLRIWCGATVDTADVVALGPWLDWAYATAKAA; encoded by the coding sequence TTGACTGATACGACGCTCGTTACCGGCGCCACCATTGCGCCTGCCAAGCCCGCCACCAAGCCGGCTCGCCCCCATTTTTCATCCGGTCCCTGCGCCAAGCCTCCGGGCTGGGATGCCTCGAAGCTCGCCACCGACGTGCTCGGTCGCTCGCATCGCTCGAAGCTCGGCAAGCAGCGGCTGCAATATTGCATCGATCTGATGCGCGAGCTGCTCCGCCTGCCGGATACGCATCGCATCGGCATCGTGCCCGGTTCGGATACCGGCGCGTTCGAAATGGCGATGTGGACGATGCTGGGCGCCCGCCCGGTGACGACGCTCGCTTGGGAAAGCTTCGGTGAAGGTTGGGTCACCGATGCGGCCAAGCAGCTCAAGCTCGATCCGACAGTCATTCGCGCCGATTACGGCCAGCTTCCCGATCTCAATCAGGTCGATTTCACCAACGACGTGCTGTTCACCTGGAACGGCACTACCAGCGGCGTGCGCGTGCCGAACGGCGACTGGATCGCCGCCGACCGCGAGGGGCTGACCTTCGCCGACGCGACCTCGGCGGTGTTCGCTTACGATCTGCCGTGGGACAAGATCGATGTCGCCACCTTCTCCTGGCAGAAGGTGCTGGGCGGCGAGGGCGGCCATGGTGTGCTGATCCTGGGGCCCCGCGCGGTTGAGCGGCTCGAAACCTACACCCCCGCGTGGCCGCTGCCCAAGGTGTTCCGCCTCGTTTCCAAGGGCAAGCTCGCAGAGGGCGTGTTCAAGGGCGAGACGATCAACACCCCGTCGATGTTGGCGGTGGAAGATGCGATCTTCGCGCTGGAATGGGCGAAGTCGGTCGGCGGCGCGGATGGGCTGATCGCGCGTTCGGACGCCAATGCCGCGGCGCTCGACAAGATCGTCGCGGAGCGTGAATGGCTCGGCCATCTCGCGCCCGACGCCGCCTCGCGCTCGAAGACCAGCGTGTGCCTGACGGTGGAGGGTGCCGACGAGGCGCTGATCAAATCGATGGCGGGCCTTCTGGAAAAGGAAGGCGCGGCATTCGACGTAGCCGGTTATCGCGATGCCCCGGCGGGCTTGCGTATCTGGTGCGGCGCGACGGTCGACACCGCCGATGTCGTGGCGCTCGGGCCGTGGCTCGATTGGGCCTATGCGACGGCGAAGGCCGCGTAA
- the serA gene encoding phosphoglycerate dehydrogenase → MPKVLISDKMDPKAAQIFRERGVEVDEITGKTPEELKAIIGQYDGLAIRSSTRVTKEILDAATNLKVVGRAGIGVDNVEIPAASAKGVVVMNTPFGNSITTAEHAIALMFALARQLPEADVSTQAGKWEKNRFMGVELTSKTLGLIGAGNIGSIVADRAHGLKMKVVAYDPFLTPERAVEMGVEKVTLDELLARADFITLHTPLTDQTRNILSAENLAKTKKGVRIINCARGGLIDEAALKAGLDSGHIGGAALDVFVTEPAKESPLFGTPNFISTPHLGASTTEAQVNVAIQVAEQMADYLVTGGVTNALNMPSLSAEEAPKLKPYMALAEKLGSLVGQLSHGAIPRISIHAEGAAAELNPKPLVSAVLAGFLRTQTDTVNMVNAPFLARERGIEVREIRTEREGDYHTLLRVSVKTETGERSVVGTLFGDAAPRLVELFGIKVEADLVGHMLYVVNEDAPGFIGRIGTLLGEAGVNIGTFHLGRRQAGGEAVLLLSVDDEVSADLLAQIKKLPGVKTAMGLAF, encoded by the coding sequence ATGCCTAAAGTTCTCATCAGCGACAAAATGGACCCCAAGGCCGCGCAGATCTTTCGCGAGCGCGGCGTGGAAGTGGACGAGATCACCGGCAAGACGCCGGAAGAGTTGAAGGCGATCATCGGCCAATATGACGGCCTCGCGATCCGTTCTTCGACCCGGGTGACCAAGGAAATCCTCGACGCCGCGACCAACCTGAAGGTCGTCGGCCGCGCCGGGATCGGTGTCGATAACGTGGAAATCCCCGCCGCCAGCGCCAAGGGCGTGGTGGTGATGAACACCCCGTTCGGCAATTCGATCACTACCGCCGAACACGCCATCGCGCTGATGTTCGCGCTCGCCCGCCAATTGCCGGAGGCCGATGTCTCCACGCAGGCCGGCAAGTGGGAGAAGAACCGCTTCATGGGTGTCGAGCTGACCAGCAAGACGCTCGGCCTGATCGGCGCGGGCAATATCGGCTCGATCGTCGCCGATCGCGCGCACGGGCTGAAGATGAAGGTCGTCGCCTACGATCCGTTCCTGACGCCGGAGCGCGCGGTGGAAATGGGCGTGGAAAAGGTGACGCTGGACGAGCTGCTCGCCCGGGCGGACTTCATCACGCTGCACACGCCGCTGACCGATCAGACGCGCAACATCCTGTCGGCCGAAAATCTCGCCAAGACCAAGAAGGGCGTGCGCATCATCAATTGCGCGCGTGGCGGCCTGATCGATGAGGCGGCGCTGAAGGCTGGGCTCGATTCGGGGCATATCGGCGGCGCGGCGCTCGACGTGTTCGTCACCGAGCCGGCCAAGGAAAGCCCGCTGTTCGGCACGCCGAACTTCATCTCCACACCGCATCTCGGCGCGTCGACCACCGAAGCGCAGGTGAATGTCGCGATCCAGGTCGCGGAGCAGATGGCGGATTATCTCGTCACCGGCGGCGTAACCAACGCGCTCAACATGCCGAGCCTGTCGGCGGAGGAAGCCCCCAAGCTCAAGCCGTATATGGCGCTGGCGGAGAAGCTCGGCAGTCTCGTCGGGCAGCTTTCGCACGGCGCGATCCCGCGCATCTCGATCCATGCAGAAGGCGCGGCGGCGGAGCTGAACCCCAAGCCGCTCGTCTCTGCGGTGCTGGCGGGCTTCCTGCGGACGCAGACCGACACGGTGAACATGGTCAACGCGCCGTTCCTTGCCCGCGAGCGCGGGATCGAGGTGCGCGAGATCCGCACCGAACGCGAGGGCGATTACCACACGCTGCTGCGCGTTTCGGTGAAGACCGAGACGGGCGAGCGTTCGGTCGTCGGTACGCTGTTCGGTGATGCCGCGCCGCGTCTGGTTGAGCTGTTCGGCATTAAGGTCGAGGCGGATCTGGTTGGCCACATGCTCTATGTCGTCAACGAGGACGCGCCGGGCTTCATCGGGCGCATCGGCACGTTGCTGGGCGAAGCCGGGGTCAATATCGGCACCTTCCACCTCGGCCGTCGTCAGGCGGGCGGAGAAGCGGTGCTGCTGCTCTCGGTCGATGACGAAGTGAGCGCCGATCTGCTCGCGCAGATCAAGAAGCTGCCGGGCGTGAAGACCGCGATGGGCCTGGCGTTCTGA
- a CDS encoding extensin family protein, whose product MRIPSALLLAFALAACGSVERPSAPPRPGAPVAGPSERETAQCLADLRMLGVDYQPLPDRQFGPGCAIVGTVKLLDVGVPTTNLGAVRCGEARTYAGWARNAVGPAAYQILGSELARIDSMGSYSCRNVAGTARRSGHSIANAIDVGAFVLKDGRRITVLNDWNSPDQNVRQFLRVVHQSACKRFGTVLSPDYNAAHRDHLHLEDDRANFCR is encoded by the coding sequence ATGCGCATTCCATCCGCCCTGCTTCTCGCCTTCGCACTCGCCGCCTGCGGAAGCGTTGAACGTCCTTCGGCCCCTCCCCGTCCAGGTGCGCCGGTCGCCGGCCCCTCGGAGCGCGAAACCGCGCAATGCCTCGCCGATCTGCGCATGCTCGGCGTCGACTATCAGCCGTTGCCCGATCGCCAGTTCGGCCCCGGTTGCGCGATCGTCGGCACGGTCAAGCTGCTCGATGTGGGGGTGCCGACCACCAATCTCGGCGCGGTGCGGTGCGGCGAGGCGCGGACCTATGCCGGCTGGGCGCGCAACGCGGTGGGCCCGGCGGCTTACCAGATCCTCGGCAGCGAGCTGGCGCGAATCGACAGCATGGGCAGCTATTCGTGTCGCAACGTCGCCGGCACCGCCCGGCGATCGGGCCATTCGATCGCCAACGCGATCGACGTCGGGGCGTTCGTTCTGAAAGACGGGCGACGCATCACCGTGCTCAATGACTGGAACTCGCCCGATCAGAATGTGCGGCAATTCCTGCGCGTGGTGCATCAATCGGCGTGCAAGCGGTTCGGCACGGTATTGTCACCCGATTACAACGCCGCGCATCGCGATCACCTGCATCTGGAGGATGACCGCGCCAATTTTTGTCGCTAA
- a CDS encoding LOG family protein, translating into MTETRVPSRVFPRAKQDAETAKTGISTPQTENPAYRLAFQDLDFLLREDLRPVRFQLELLKPQLLIDEAHIGSTFVFYGSARIPEPEKAQALLEAATDDKSRRIAERLVAKSHYYEMARELARLASNFPRDEQGKRHFVVCSGGGPSIMEAANRGATDVHADSIGLNIVLPHEQAPNPYVTPALSMQFHYFALRKMHFLLHARALAAFPGGFGTFDELFELLTLIQTGKIAPIPVLLFGRDFWERVVNFDALVEEGVVSERDLEIFTYVETAAEGWAVVQRFYQDNPPA; encoded by the coding sequence ATGACTGAAACACGCGTACCCAGCCGAGTCTTTCCCCGCGCCAAGCAGGATGCGGAAACCGCCAAGACCGGCATCTCCACCCCACAGACCGAAAATCCAGCCTATCGTCTGGCCTTTCAGGATCTGGACTTCCTGCTGCGCGAAGATCTGCGGCCGGTGCGCTTCCAGCTTGAGCTGTTGAAGCCGCAATTGCTGATCGACGAAGCGCATATCGGCTCCACCTTCGTCTTCTACGGTTCGGCGCGCATTCCGGAGCCGGAAAAGGCGCAGGCGCTGCTCGAAGCGGCAACCGACGATAAAAGCCGCCGCATCGCGGAACGGCTGGTCGCCAAATCACATTATTACGAGATGGCGCGCGAACTGGCGCGCCTCGCGAGCAATTTCCCGCGCGACGAGCAAGGCAAGCGCCACTTCGTCGTCTGCTCCGGCGGCGGCCCGTCGATCATGGAGGCCGCGAACCGCGGCGCCACGGACGTTCACGCCGATTCGATCGGGCTCAACATCGTGTTGCCGCATGAGCAGGCGCCGAACCCCTATGTCACGCCTGCGCTCAGCATGCAGTTCCACTATTTCGCGCTCAGGAAGATGCATTTCCTGCTCCATGCGCGTGCGCTGGCGGCGTTCCCCGGCGGCTTCGGCACGTTCGACGAGCTGTTCGAACTGCTGACGCTGATCCAGACCGGCAAGATCGCGCCGATCCCCGTGCTGCTGTTCGGCCGGGATTTCTGGGAACGCGTGGTGAATTTCGACGCGCTGGTCGAGGAAGGCGTCGTATCCGAGCGCGATCTTGAGATCTTCACCTATGTCGAGACCGCTGCCGAGGGTTGGGCGGTCGTCCAGCGCTTCTATCAGGACAATCCGCCAGCCTGA